In Carassius gibelio isolate Cgi1373 ecotype wild population from Czech Republic chromosome B13, carGib1.2-hapl.c, whole genome shotgun sequence, one genomic interval encodes:
- the gins1 gene encoding DNA replication complex GINS protein PSF1, with product MFCEKSVELIRELHRMGDGQLPAFNEDGIRQVLEEMKALYEQNQTDVNEAKTEGKSELIPSIKFRHSCLLRNQRCIAAYLYDRLLRIRALRWEYGSVLPTTIRFHMCAEEMEWFNQYKKSLATYMRSIGGEEGLDITQDMKPPKSLYIEVRCLKDHGEFEIDDGTVILLKKNSQHFLPRWKCEQLIRQGVLEHVIS from the exons ATGTTCTGCGAAAAGTCGGTCGAGCTTATTAGAGAACTACATCGGATGGGCGACGGCCAGCTGCCCGCTTTTAAT GAAGACGGTATTCGCCAAGTCCTGGAGGAAATGAAGGCGCTTTACGAACAGAATCAGACTGATGT gaATGAGGCAAAGACGGAGGGAAAGAGTGAGCTGATCCCATCCATCAAGTTCAGGCACAGCTGCCTGCTGAGAAACCAGCGCTGCATCGCCGCATACCT TTATGATCGCCTCCTGCGAATCCGTGCTCTCAGATGGGAGTATGGCAGTGTGCTGCCCACAACCATTCGCTTTCATATGTGTGCTGAAGAG ATGGAGTGGTTCAATCAGTACAAAAAGTCTTTGGCAACCTATATGAGGTCAATAGGGGGAGAGGAAGGTTTGGACATAACACAGGACATGAAGCCCCCTAAGAGTTTATACATCGAG GTGCGCTGTCTCAAAGACCATGGAGAATTTGAAATAGATGATGGCACTGTCATTCTGCTAAAGAAAAATAGCCAG cactTTTTACCCAGATGGAAATGTGAGCAGCTTATTCGGCAGGGTGTATTAGAGCACGTCATCTCCTAA